One Triticum dicoccoides isolate Atlit2015 ecotype Zavitan chromosome 4B, WEW_v2.0, whole genome shotgun sequence genomic window carries:
- the LOC119291062 gene encoding protein Barley B recombinant-like has product MDDDGSLSIRNWGFYETMKGNLGLQLMPSVAGAGHRDTKPLLPNGTFLQHHNAPHHPPHSHHPRDYGNGEPSGGMPTEPPAIHMDFVRNEAWMHPSQHQHQHQHQHHHQNQHQQQHQHQHQHSREQKVLHAVPLGPAGHIGHPGHAVHHHPTGFGMMPDARGAHTLQMMQPQEPPVPEEEKIAPPLVEEHSVVGSKPPVKKRQQGRQPKLPKPKKPKKVATPGEDGAPKARAPRSRGPLKPVEMVINGIDFDISRIPTPVCSCTGAPQQCYRWGAGGWQSACCTTSISTYPLPMNTKRRGARIAGRKMSQGAFKKVLEKLAGEGYNLNNPIDLKTFWAKHGTNKFVTIR; this is encoded by the coding sequence ATGGACGACGACGGCAGCCTGAGCATTCGGAATTGGGGCTTCTATGAGACGATGAAAGGCAACCTCGGCCTGCAGCTGATGCCATCTGTGGCCGGCGCCGGCCACCGGGACACAAAGCCGCTGCTCCCTAACGGCACCTTCTTGCAGCACCACAACGCCCCGCACCACCCGCCGCATTCACATCATCCCCGCGACTATGGTAACGGCGAACCCTCTGGTGGCATGCCCACCGAGCCGCCGGCTATTCACATGGATTTTGTGCGCAATGAGGCCTGGATGCACCCCTCGCAGCATCAGCAtcagcaccagcaccagcaccaccaccagaacCAACATCAACAGCAGCATCAGCATCAGCATCAACATTCCCGTGAGCAGAAGGTCCTTCATGCTGTTCCTCTTGGGCCTGCTGGACATATTGGACATCCTGGACATGCTGTGCATCACCACCCTACAGGTTTTGGAATGATGCCAGATGCGCGTGGTGCGCACACTCTCCAGATGATGCAGCCACAGGAGCCTCCTGTGCCCGAGGAGGAAAAAATTGCCCCACCGTTGGTTGAAGAGCATTCTGTGGTTGGAAGCAAGCCTCCGGTAAAGAAGAGGCAGCAAGGTCGTCAGCCTAAGTTGCCGAAGCCGAAGAAGCCTAAGAAGGTTGCTACTCCAGGGGAAGATGGGGCACCCAAGGCCCGTGCACCCCGAAGCAGGGGTCCTCTTAAGCCTGTGGAAATGGTAATTAATGGTATTGATTTTGACATTTCAAGGATACCAACACCTGTGTGCTCATGCACTGGAGCTCCCCAGCAATGCTACCGGTGGGGTGCAGGTGGCTGGCAGTCTGCATGCTGCACAACTTCTATTTCGACATATCCGCTGCCAATGAACACAAAGCGCCGGGGCGCACGTATTGCTGGAAGGAAGATGAGCCAAGGTGCATTCAAAAAGGTTCTTGAGAAGCTAGCTGGTGAAGGGTACAACCTTAATAATCCAATTGACTTGAAGACCTTCTGGGCCAAGCATGGCACAAACAAGTTTGTAACAATCAGGTAA